From one Thalassobaculum sp. OXR-137 genomic stretch:
- a CDS encoding FAD-dependent oxidoreductase has translation MAIVRRDTGPEAHVPVLIIGAGACGLIAALAAHDAGAEVMVLERDPVPAGSTSLSAGYIPACNTRWQTEADAEDGVDRMLGDIQKKNHGEGDPVLGRTVCEASGPALEWLADAHGQSFILETAFRYPGHTAYRMHSHPQKTGVALVGSLAAAAERAGIDIVCEAPVRDLIADRAGKVLGVVIERPDGSTDEIGCDALVLACNGYGGNPQMLRTYIPEMADALYFGHTGNQGDAVRWGTDLGAATAQMGSYQGHGSDAHPHGALISWALMMEGGVQVNAEGARFSNEHEGYSEQALKVLAQPGGIAWNVYDRRLHELGMRHEDYRGANEMGAIRELPDLAALAGLIGCPLDRLAATLAHVAEAAAGRVDDPFGRDFTGAPTLDAPPYFAVRVTGALFHTQGGLSIDTSARVLTEAREALPNLFAGGGAAVGLSGSGVEGYLSGNGLLTAVTLGRIAGTGAARLAQEAAA, from the coding sequence ATGGCTATCGTCAGACGCGACACGGGGCCTGAGGCGCATGTGCCGGTGCTGATCATCGGCGCCGGCGCCTGCGGACTGATCGCGGCCCTTGCCGCCCATGACGCGGGCGCCGAGGTCATGGTGCTGGAGCGCGATCCGGTGCCGGCCGGGTCGACCTCGCTCTCGGCCGGCTACATCCCGGCCTGCAACACCCGCTGGCAGACGGAGGCGGACGCCGAAGACGGCGTCGACCGCATGCTCGGCGACATCCAGAAGAAGAACCACGGGGAGGGCGATCCGGTCCTCGGCCGGACGGTATGCGAGGCGTCGGGCCCGGCCCTGGAGTGGCTGGCCGACGCCCATGGCCAGTCCTTCATTCTGGAGACAGCCTTCCGCTATCCCGGCCACACCGCCTACCGGATGCACTCCCACCCGCAGAAGACCGGGGTGGCTCTGGTCGGCTCCCTGGCCGCGGCGGCGGAGCGGGCCGGGATCGACATCGTCTGCGAGGCGCCGGTGCGCGACCTGATCGCCGACCGGGCCGGCAAGGTCCTGGGCGTGGTGATCGAGCGGCCGGACGGCTCCACCGACGAGATCGGCTGCGATGCCCTGGTCCTGGCCTGCAACGGCTATGGCGGCAACCCGCAGATGCTGCGCACCTACATACCGGAAATGGCCGACGCCCTGTATTTCGGCCATACCGGCAACCAGGGCGACGCGGTCCGCTGGGGCACCGACCTCGGCGCCGCCACCGCTCAGATGGGCAGCTACCAGGGCCACGGGTCCGACGCGCACCCCCACGGCGCCCTGATTTCCTGGGCGCTGATGATGGAAGGCGGCGTGCAGGTGAACGCCGAGGGCGCGCGCTTCTCGAACGAGCATGAAGGCTATTCCGAGCAGGCCCTCAAGGTCCTGGCCCAACCGGGCGGCATCGCCTGGAACGTCTACGACCGCCGCCTGCACGAGCTGGGCATGCGGCACGAGGACTATCGCGGCGCCAACGAGATGGGCGCGATCCGCGAACTCCCCGATCTGGCCGCGCTGGCGGGATTGATCGGATGTCCGTTGGACCGGCTGGCGGCGACGCTCGCCCATGTAGCGGAAGCCGCGGCGGGACGGGTTGACGATCCGTTCGGCCGGGACTTCACCGGCGCCCCGACGCTGGACGCCCCGCCGTACTTCGCCGTGCGGGTGACCGGGGCCCTGTTCCATACCCAGGGCGGGCTGTCGATCGACACCTCGGCGCGGGTTCTGACCGAAGCGCGAGAGGCCTTGCCGAACCTGTTCGCGGGTGGCGGAGCCGCTGTGGGTCTGTCCGGCTCCGGCGTGGAGGGCTACCTTTCCGGCAACGGGCTGCTAACGGCTGTGACCCTGGGCCGGATCGCCGGCACCGGAGCGGCCCGTCTGGCACAGGAGGCAGCGGCATGA
- the puuE gene encoding allantoinase PuuE — protein sequence MNDQYPRDLIGYGAEPPHAAWPGGARVALNFVLNVEEGSETNILHGDAKNESGLSEVVGGRHPPGQRDLGLESLYDYGPRAGFWRIHRLFSERNLPLTVYACAMALERNPVATEAMAKAGWDFAGHGWRWINHYELTEDEEREHIARAIEITQRLTGQRLKGWYCRYAPSPNTRRLLVEQGGFLYDSDSYSDDLPYWVKVGDTDHLVIPYALDTNDVKFGAPASYASGEDFFRYITDAFDQLWDEGAERPRMLSIGLHQRLVGRPGRARALAKFLDHVQAKGATWITRRIEIAEHWRRVHPPVG from the coding sequence ATGAACGACCAGTATCCCCGGGATCTCATCGGCTACGGCGCCGAGCCGCCCCATGCCGCCTGGCCGGGCGGGGCGCGGGTTGCCCTGAACTTCGTGCTCAACGTGGAGGAGGGGTCGGAGACCAACATCCTGCATGGCGATGCGAAGAACGAGAGCGGCCTGTCGGAAGTGGTCGGCGGCCGCCATCCGCCGGGTCAGCGCGATCTGGGCCTGGAGTCGCTCTACGACTACGGGCCGCGTGCCGGCTTCTGGCGGATCCACCGGCTGTTCAGCGAGCGCAACCTACCGCTGACGGTCTATGCCTGCGCCATGGCGCTGGAGCGCAATCCGGTGGCGACCGAGGCGATGGCCAAGGCGGGCTGGGATTTCGCCGGCCATGGCTGGCGCTGGATCAACCACTACGAACTCACCGAGGACGAGGAGCGCGAGCATATCGCCCGCGCCATCGAGATCACCCAGCGCCTTACCGGACAGCGTCTGAAGGGGTGGTACTGTCGCTACGCGCCCAGCCCGAACACCAGACGCCTGCTGGTAGAGCAGGGCGGTTTTCTTTACGACAGCGACAGTTACAGCGATGACCTGCCGTACTGGGTGAAGGTCGGAGACACCGACCATCTGGTCATCCCCTACGCGCTGGACACCAACGACGTGAAGTTCGGCGCCCCGGCCTCCTATGCCTCGGGCGAGGACTTCTTCCGCTATATCACCGACGCTTTCGACCAGCTCTGGGACGAAGGGGCGGAGCGGCCGCGCATGTTGTCGATCGGCCTGCACCAGCGCCTGGTCGGCCGGCCGGGCCGGGCCAGGGCCCTGGCGAAGTTCCTGGATCACGTCCAGGCCAAGGGGGCGACCTGGATCACCCGGCGCATCGAGATCGCCGAGCATTGGCGCCGCGTGCATCCGCCGGTCGGATAA
- a CDS encoding protein-L-isoaspartate O-methyltransferase, which produces MVDYALARLNMVESQIRTNKVTDPALIDAFDTIPRELFVPKSKRGIAYVDEALEVGGGRYMLEPMVLARLLQAALPKPGDVALDVACGTGYATVVLSKLVSVVVGVEEDADLVSAGNANLEALAIDNAAIVNGPLAQGYGKQAPYDVILIDGGVETVPQKLFDELADGGRLVTVEGGSPTEPGVAVMYEKLGAHIGRRILFDAGTPMLAGFRKEAGFVF; this is translated from the coding sequence ATGGTCGACTACGCCCTGGCACGCCTGAACATGGTCGAGAGCCAGATCCGGACCAACAAGGTCACCGACCCTGCCCTGATCGATGCCTTCGACACGATTCCGCGCGAGCTGTTCGTGCCCAAGTCGAAGCGCGGCATTGCGTATGTGGACGAGGCGCTTGAGGTTGGCGGCGGCCGCTACATGCTCGAGCCGATGGTTCTCGCGCGTCTGCTGCAGGCGGCCCTGCCCAAGCCGGGCGACGTCGCCCTGGATGTGGCCTGCGGCACGGGCTACGCGACGGTGGTGCTGTCGAAGCTCGTCTCGGTGGTCGTCGGCGTGGAGGAGGATGCGGATTTGGTCTCGGCCGGCAACGCGAATCTGGAAGCGCTCGCCATCGACAACGCGGCGATCGTGAACGGACCGCTCGCCCAGGGTTATGGCAAGCAGGCACCCTACGACGTCATCCTGATCGACGGCGGAGTCGAGACGGTTCCGCAGAAGCTGTTCGACGAGCTGGCCGATGGCGGTCGTCTCGTCACGGTGGAAGGCGGGTCACCGACCGAACCCGGCGTCGCCGTGATGTACGAGAAGCTCGGCGCCCATATCGGCCGGCGCATTCTGTTCGATGCGGGCACGCCCATGCTCGCCGGCTTCCGCAAGGAGGCCGGGTTTGTCTTCTGA
- a CDS encoding TolC family outer membrane protein — protein MTSFAKSLRSSAAVVALLAGIAVFGAPTAQGQTLEEALALAYETNPELLAARANLRRTDETVTQAKGGWRPNISASGSFGVTDVNAETRGVRTTDDHSFPLTGSLTATQPLYTFGRVDAQVDEADANVEAERAGLFQAEQSTLFDAVVAYVNVIRDTSILNLQINNVQRLDKQLEATNDRFRVGEVTRTDVAQSEARRARSTADRTQAEGNLIASRVAFERVIGTVPTTLTEPTIPPGLPETRDAAVDIAVQESYTLIQAKFQELAARHVVSQAEANLLPQINLVAQAEQTYNTSGADNEVSQLSAEVQVTVPIYQRGVVYSQVRSAKENVNRVRLLVDNERRAVVESAASAYEDYKTALAQIDSLRSEVNSAEIALDGVQQEATVGARTVLDVLDAEQELLDAQVRLVTADRNAIVAAFSLLASLGRLTAQDLALPVEVYDYDRHYLAVESKYYGTEPPGRMPGN, from the coding sequence ATGACCTCGTTCGCGAAGTCACTCCGTTCGTCGGCCGCGGTCGTGGCCCTCCTGGCAGGCATCGCCGTCTTCGGCGCGCCGACCGCCCAGGGGCAGACCCTCGAAGAGGCGCTGGCGCTGGCGTACGAGACGAATCCTGAGCTGCTGGCGGCCCGGGCGAACCTGCGCCGGACCGACGAGACCGTCACCCAGGCCAAGGGCGGCTGGCGCCCGAACATCAGCGCGTCCGGCAGCTTCGGCGTCACCGACGTGAACGCCGAGACCCGCGGGGTGAGAACCACAGACGATCATTCCTTCCCGCTGACCGGCTCGCTGACGGCGACCCAGCCGCTCTATACGTTCGGCCGCGTGGACGCGCAGGTGGACGAGGCGGATGCCAACGTGGAAGCCGAGCGCGCCGGCCTGTTCCAGGCCGAGCAGAGCACGCTGTTCGATGCGGTGGTCGCTTACGTAAACGTGATCCGCGACACCTCGATCCTCAATCTGCAGATCAACAACGTCCAGCGCCTCGACAAGCAGCTCGAAGCCACCAACGACCGCTTTCGCGTCGGTGAGGTGACCCGGACCGACGTCGCCCAGTCCGAGGCGCGGCGCGCCCGGTCGACGGCGGACCGCACCCAGGCGGAGGGCAATCTGATCGCCTCGCGCGTGGCGTTCGAGCGGGTGATCGGCACCGTGCCGACGACCCTGACCGAGCCGACGATCCCACCGGGCCTCCCGGAGACCCGGGATGCGGCGGTCGATATCGCGGTGCAGGAGAGCTACACCCTGATCCAGGCGAAGTTCCAGGAGCTCGCCGCCCGGCACGTGGTGTCCCAGGCCGAGGCCAACCTGCTGCCGCAGATCAACCTGGTCGCCCAGGCGGAGCAGACCTACAACACCAGCGGCGCCGACAACGAGGTGAGCCAGCTCTCCGCGGAAGTTCAGGTCACGGTGCCGATCTACCAGCGCGGCGTGGTCTATTCGCAGGTCCGCTCGGCGAAGGAGAACGTCAATCGCGTGCGCCTGCTCGTGGATAACGAGCGCCGCGCCGTGGTCGAGAGCGCGGCGAGCGCCTACGAGGACTACAAGACCGCCCTGGCGCAGATCGATTCGCTGCGCTCGGAAGTGAATTCCGCCGAGATCGCCCTGGACGGCGTGCAGCAGGAAGCGACCGTCGGTGCCCGTACTGTGCTCGACGTGCTCGACGCCGAACAGGAGCTGCTCGACGCCCAGGTGAGGCTGGTCACCGCCGACCGCAACGCTATCGTCGCGGCCTTCTCCCTCCTGGCTTCCCTGGGTCGGCTCACCGCCCAGGACCTGGCCTTGCCGGTGGAGGTCTACGACTATGACCGTCACTACCTCGCGGTCGAGTCGAAGTATTACGGCACCGAGCCTCCGGGACGCATGCCGGGTAACTGA
- a CDS encoding DUF2497 domain-containing protein — MEEILASIRRIISEDGDDEEEAPAEEEAVEEAEPDPEPEPEPEPLPEPDLEPEEEEEEEEDVLDLSDMEADEEEEAEPLFDEQRYSQPQPEPDPEPEPEPEPLPEPEPEPEPEPAPQPVYAPPPPPAPRPAPQPQGLVSPSQAQETVHSFSELQAKLNEDYQELPLGNGAVTLERLTRELMRPMLKDWLDQHLPSMVERLVREEIERLVMLSQRRDRW; from the coding sequence ATGGAAGAGATCCTGGCGTCGATTCGCCGGATCATTTCCGAGGATGGGGACGACGAGGAAGAGGCACCGGCGGAAGAAGAAGCCGTCGAGGAAGCGGAGCCGGATCCAGAGCCGGAACCCGAACCTGAACCTCTTCCCGAGCCCGACCTGGAACCTGAAGAGGAAGAAGAAGAGGAAGAGGACGTCCTCGACCTGTCGGATATGGAAGCCGACGAGGAAGAGGAGGCCGAGCCTCTCTTCGATGAACAGCGGTATTCCCAACCGCAGCCGGAGCCCGATCCGGAACCCGAGCCCGAGCCGGAGCCGCTTCCGGAACCAGAGCCCGAGCCCGAACCGGAGCCCGCGCCTCAGCCGGTCTACGCACCGCCGCCTCCGCCGGCACCCCGTCCGGCTCCGCAGCCTCAGGGGCTGGTGTCGCCGTCCCAGGCGCAGGAGACGGTGCATTCCTTCTCCGAGCTGCAGGCAAAGCTCAACGAGGACTATCAGGAGCTGCCGCTCGGCAACGGCGCGGTCACCCTGGAACGTCTGACCCGCGAGCTGATGCGGCCGATGCTGAAGGACTGGCTGGATCAGCACCTGCCGTCGATGGTTGAGCGTCTGGTGCGCGAGGAAATCGAGCGCCTGGTGATGCTGTCCCAACGCCGGGACCGCTGGTAG
- a CDS encoding valine--tRNA ligase — MLEKTYSPADVEARLYGRWEQSGAFACDPASNAAPYTIMMPPPNVTGSLHMGHALTMTVQDILTRYHRMAGRDALWQPGTDHAGIATQMVVERNLGAKGIDRRDIGREAFVEKVWEWKAQSGGTIVNQLRRLGASPDWERERFTMDEGLSKAVLKVFVQLYKEGLIYRDKRLVNWDPKMVTAISDLEVEPKEVDGNLWHFRYPLESDPSKFIIVATTRPETMLGDTAIAVHPEDERYKDLIGTYAILPLVGRRIPIVGDEYADPEQGSGAVKITPAHDFNDFEVGKRHSLEMINIMDARAHLNDEVPEKYRGMERFAARKAVVADMEEAGLLEKIEPHRHMVPHGDRGGVPLEPWLTDQWYCDAATLAKPAIEAVETGKTVFVPKNWEKTYFEWMRNIQPWCISRQLWWGHQIPAWYGPDGEVFVAESAEEAAAAAETHYGKAVELTRDEDVLDTWFSSALWPFSTLGWPDKTPELDRYYPGDVLVTGFDIIFFWVARMMMMGLHFMKEVPFHTVYIHALVRDAKGQKMSKSKNNIIDPLDLIGQYGTDALRFTLAAMAAQGRDIKLAEGRVEGYRNFATKIWNAARFCEMNGCKVDPDFDPASCTETVNRWIVGEVAKTAEAVAGSLDAYKFNEAAAALYQFFWGTFCDWYLEFTKPILQTPEGGTEHPSAAETRATTAWALNRALHLLHPIMPYITEELWASFGEESEQLLVSRPWPALSADVIDATASAEMDWVVRLISEVRSIRAEMNVPPSAQIPLLLIGASAETAARAEKYGDLLTRLARLSSIETGGTAPAGAVQGVLDEATLVLPIADVIDIAQERARLSKEIAKAEGEMAKIDKKLSNQGFLAKAPEEVVEENKDRLAEETERRDRLAAALSRLEQVG, encoded by the coding sequence ATGCTTGAGAAGACCTACTCCCCCGCCGATGTCGAGGCCCGGCTGTACGGCCGCTGGGAGCAATCCGGCGCCTTCGCCTGCGACCCGGCCTCCAACGCGGCGCCCTACACCATCATGATGCCGCCGCCGAACGTCACCGGCAGCCTGCATATGGGCCATGCGCTGACCATGACGGTGCAGGACATCCTGACCCGCTACCACCGTATGGCCGGCCGCGACGCCCTTTGGCAGCCCGGCACAGACCACGCCGGCATCGCCACCCAGATGGTGGTCGAGCGCAATCTCGGCGCGAAAGGCATCGACCGGCGCGACATCGGCCGCGAGGCGTTCGTCGAGAAGGTCTGGGAATGGAAGGCGCAGTCCGGCGGCACCATCGTCAACCAGCTCCGCCGGCTGGGCGCCAGCCCGGACTGGGAGCGGGAGCGCTTCACCATGGACGAGGGGCTGTCGAAGGCCGTCCTCAAGGTCTTCGTGCAGCTCTACAAGGAAGGCCTGATCTACCGCGACAAGCGGCTGGTGAACTGGGACCCGAAGATGGTCACGGCGATTTCCGATCTGGAGGTCGAGCCGAAGGAGGTCGACGGTAATCTCTGGCATTTCCGCTATCCGCTGGAGAGCGACCCGAGCAAGTTCATCATCGTCGCCACCACGCGCCCGGAAACCATGCTGGGCGACACGGCCATCGCCGTGCATCCCGAGGACGAGCGCTACAAGGACCTGATCGGCACCTACGCGATCCTGCCGCTGGTCGGCCGGCGCATTCCGATCGTCGGCGACGAGTATGCCGACCCGGAGCAGGGGTCCGGTGCAGTGAAGATCACCCCGGCCCATGACTTCAACGACTTCGAGGTGGGCAAGCGCCACAGCCTCGAGATGATCAACATCATGGACGCCCGGGCGCATCTCAACGACGAGGTGCCCGAGAAGTACCGCGGCATGGAGCGCTTCGCCGCCCGCAAGGCCGTCGTCGCCGACATGGAAGAGGCGGGGCTGCTGGAGAAGATCGAGCCGCACCGTCACATGGTCCCGCACGGCGACCGCGGCGGAGTGCCGCTGGAGCCCTGGCTGACCGACCAGTGGTACTGCGACGCCGCCACCCTGGCGAAGCCGGCCATCGAGGCGGTGGAGACCGGCAAGACCGTCTTCGTCCCGAAGAACTGGGAGAAGACCTATTTCGAATGGATGCGCAACATCCAGCCCTGGTGCATCTCGCGCCAGCTCTGGTGGGGCCATCAGATCCCGGCCTGGTACGGCCCTGACGGTGAGGTCTTCGTCGCCGAGAGCGCCGAAGAGGCCGCTGCCGCCGCCGAGACCCATTACGGCAAGGCCGTGGAGCTGACCCGCGACGAGGACGTGCTCGACACCTGGTTCTCGTCGGCCCTGTGGCCGTTCTCGACCCTCGGCTGGCCGGACAAGACGCCGGAGCTGGACCGCTACTATCCCGGCGACGTTCTGGTCACCGGCTTCGACATCATCTTCTTCTGGGTCGCCCGGATGATGATGATGGGGCTGCACTTCATGAAGGAGGTGCCGTTCCACACCGTCTACATCCATGCCCTGGTGCGCGACGCCAAGGGCCAGAAGATGTCGAAGTCGAAGAACAACATCATCGACCCCCTGGACCTGATCGGCCAGTACGGCACCGACGCCCTACGCTTCACCCTGGCCGCCATGGCCGCCCAGGGCCGCGACATCAAGCTGGCCGAGGGCCGGGTCGAAGGCTACCGCAACTTCGCCACCAAGATCTGGAACGCCGCCCGCTTCTGCGAGATGAACGGCTGCAAGGTCGACCCGGATTTCGATCCGGCGTCCTGCACCGAGACGGTGAACCGCTGGATCGTCGGCGAGGTGGCCAAGACCGCCGAGGCGGTCGCAGGATCGCTCGACGCCTACAAGTTCAACGAGGCGGCCGCGGCCCTCTACCAGTTCTTCTGGGGCACGTTCTGCGACTGGTACCTGGAGTTCACCAAGCCGATCCTGCAGACCCCCGAAGGCGGCACCGAGCACCCGAGTGCCGCCGAGACCCGGGCGACCACGGCCTGGGCGCTGAACCGGGCGCTGCACCTGCTGCACCCGATCATGCCGTACATCACCGAGGAGCTCTGGGCGAGCTTCGGCGAGGAGAGCGAGCAGCTTCTCGTCTCGCGCCCCTGGCCGGCGCTATCGGCCGATGTGATCGACGCCACGGCCTCGGCCGAGATGGACTGGGTCGTGCGGCTGATCTCGGAGGTGCGGTCGATCCGCGCCGAGATGAACGTACCGCCCTCGGCGCAGATCCCGCTGCTGCTGATCGGCGCCAGTGCCGAGACCGCCGCCCGTGCGGAGAAGTACGGCGACCTGCTCACCCGTCTGGCCCGGCTGTCCTCCATCGAGACCGGCGGCACCGCTCCGGCCGGTGCGGTGCAGGGGGTGCTGGACGAGGCCACCCTGGTGCTGCCGATCGCCGACGTGATCGACATCGCCCAGGAGCGGGCGCGCCTGTCGAAGGAGATCGCCAAGGCGGAAGGCGAAATGGCCAAGATCGACAAGAAGCTGTCGAACCAGGGCTTCCTCGCCAAGGCGCCGGAAGAGGTGGTCGAGGAGAACAAGGACCGGCTCGCCGAGGAGACCGAGCGCCGCGACCGGCTGGCCGCCGCGCTGAGCCGCCTGGAGCAGGTCGGCTAG
- a CDS encoding EamA family transporter — protein MRPAVLVTAAAILSWSALIAISRILLVRYDFDPWAYTFIQLCAGGVSLLAIGGYGRVSLGSFARPSTWILGVLRVLSAALFTAVLVHVSAMEAGVLGAINMPMVAVAVWLVFGRRPARLEWLGHAVILAAIAPLVVSLEGGIANPAVILMILNEIVLVAGTLMAERHPDNTGTEPGSRARFTGAVLLVTAGLFLALRVLEVGGVGDVEWSAPLIVSAVLVGVFLRGPSMFLTFWSTRLVGSQNYVACCTLLPVIGMALEQAAFHLGLIDVTRFRPETVLLTAGVIAGTLIAVASRLRAARRKEPIHA, from the coding sequence ATGCGTCCCGCTGTTCTCGTCACCGCCGCTGCCATCCTGTCCTGGTCCGCTTTGATAGCAATCAGCCGTATCCTGTTGGTTCGATACGATTTTGATCCCTGGGCCTATACCTTCATCCAGCTCTGCGCCGGCGGGGTCAGTCTGCTGGCGATCGGCGGGTACGGCCGGGTGTCGCTGGGCAGCTTCGCGCGGCCAAGTACCTGGATTCTCGGGGTTTTACGGGTCCTCTCCGCCGCCCTCTTCACCGCCGTGCTGGTCCATGTCAGCGCCATGGAGGCGGGCGTCCTCGGCGCGATCAACATGCCGATGGTGGCGGTCGCCGTCTGGCTCGTCTTCGGCCGCCGCCCCGCCCGCCTGGAATGGCTCGGCCATGCGGTCATCCTCGCCGCCATCGCCCCGCTGGTCGTCAGCCTGGAGGGCGGGATCGCCAATCCGGCGGTTATCCTCATGATTCTGAACGAGATCGTCCTGGTTGCCGGTACCCTGATGGCCGAGCGTCATCCCGACAATACGGGCACCGAGCCCGGCAGCCGCGCCCGGTTTACCGGTGCGGTCCTGCTGGTGACCGCCGGCCTGTTCCTGGCCCTGCGGGTCCTGGAGGTCGGCGGCGTGGGCGATGTGGAGTGGAGCGCCCCGCTCATCGTCTCGGCCGTTCTGGTGGGCGTGTTCCTGCGCGGCCCGTCGATGTTCCTCACCTTCTGGTCCACCCGGCTGGTCGGATCGCAGAACTACGTCGCCTGCTGCACCCTGCTACCGGTAATCGGTATGGCCCTGGAACAGGCCGCGTTTCACCTGGGTCTGATTGACGTTACCCGTTTTCGCCCGGAGACGGTGCTGCTGACCGCCGGGGTGATCGCCGGAACTCTGATCGCGGTTGCCTCCCGGCTCCGCGCGGCCCGGCGGAAAGAGCCGATCCACGCGTGA
- a CDS encoding LysR family transcriptional regulator yields MNWDDLQAFLAVARTGSLRRASIELVVSQPTVARRLRALEEDLGLQLFERDRDGHRLTEEGAELLPEVRAVETSALRVERRARDKIRGLAETVRVEAMEWPAALLARGLGTLPDGPRVELVLSGDTVAVAARAPEVVVRHGMPTIGEGLTWRIGAIACAVYGRASFAEGRSRPLDRSDLAALPWLTFIAEQQHYSAMQWIMALTGDRPAAARLSRTDQMAAAVAAGVGVAVLPCFIGNTLPGVVRLSAEIAELKADYWVVARPELSNNPSVRSVAGWIASCFHAAQFEKS; encoded by the coding sequence ATGAACTGGGACGATCTTCAGGCCTTTCTCGCCGTGGCCCGCACCGGAAGCCTCCGCCGGGCGTCGATCGAGCTCGTGGTCAGCCAACCGACCGTCGCCCGGCGCCTCCGGGCGCTGGAGGAGGATCTCGGCCTGCAACTCTTCGAGCGGGACCGCGACGGCCACCGGCTCACCGAGGAGGGGGCGGAACTGCTGCCGGAGGTGCGGGCGGTGGAGACCTCCGCCCTGCGGGTCGAGCGCCGCGCCCGCGACAAGATTCGCGGCCTGGCCGAGACGGTCCGGGTCGAGGCGATGGAATGGCCCGCCGCCCTTCTGGCCCGCGGGCTCGGCACGCTGCCGGACGGGCCGCGCGTGGAACTGGTGCTGTCCGGCGATACCGTCGCCGTCGCCGCCCGGGCGCCGGAGGTGGTCGTGCGCCACGGCATGCCGACGATCGGCGAGGGTCTGACCTGGCGGATCGGCGCGATCGCCTGCGCCGTCTACGGGCGGGCATCCTTCGCCGAGGGCCGCTCCCGGCCATTGGATCGGTCGGATCTCGCCGCCCTGCCATGGCTGACCTTCATCGCCGAGCAGCAGCATTACTCGGCCATGCAGTGGATCATGGCGCTGACCGGCGACCGGCCGGCGGCGGCGCGGCTGTCGCGCACCGACCAGATGGCCGCCGCCGTGGCCGCAGGGGTCGGGGTCGCGGTCCTGCCGTGCTTCATCGGCAACACGCTGCCCGGTGTAGTGCGGCTGTCGGCGGAGATCGCCGAACTGAAGGCCGATTACTGGGTCGTCGCCCGCCCGGAGCTGTCCAATAACCCGTCGGTGCGCAGCGTCGCCGGCTGGATCGCGAGCTGCTTTCACGCCGCCCAGTTCGAGAAGAGCTAG
- a CDS encoding LysR family transcriptional regulator yields the protein MLDVTALRTFLTVLDQGGFNAAATLTGKPQSTVSMQIRRLEETVGSPVLIRERQNLRPTAAGETLARYARRMVDLHDEAMGALTPARKRSLLRIGTPADYATSFLAGILPSFGRTHPQIDLEVECDLSHILLEKLAAGRIDVALVTRDPQHGARGTLVRRERIVWAGARDGSAHTRTPLPVAAFPSGCLFRRFAAEAAERLGRSTRLVCSSPALSALQIAVTGDMAVAILAQSTLTPDMRALGAEDGFAPLPDVEVELVARDDAPQGWGDFRDAVTRL from the coding sequence ATGCTCGATGTCACCGCCCTGCGCACCTTTCTCACCGTCCTCGATCAGGGCGGGTTCAATGCGGCTGCGACCCTGACCGGGAAGCCGCAATCCACCGTCAGCATGCAGATCCGCCGGCTGGAGGAGACGGTCGGATCGCCGGTGCTGATTCGAGAGCGGCAGAACCTGCGCCCGACCGCCGCCGGCGAGACCCTGGCCCGCTATGCCCGGCGGATGGTGGACCTGCATGACGAGGCCATGGGCGCCCTCACCCCGGCGCGCAAGCGGAGCCTGCTGCGGATCGGCACCCCGGCGGATTACGCCACCAGCTTCCTCGCCGGCATTCTGCCGAGTTTCGGGCGCACCCATCCGCAGATCGACCTGGAGGTGGAGTGCGATCTCAGCCACATCCTGCTGGAGAAGCTGGCCGCAGGCCGGATCGACGTCGCCCTGGTGACCCGCGATCCGCAGCACGGCGCCCGGGGCACCCTGGTCCGGCGCGAGCGGATCGTCTGGGCCGGCGCCCGGGACGGCAGCGCGCATACCCGCACGCCCCTGCCCGTGGCCGCCTTTCCGTCCGGCTGCCTGTTCCGGCGTTTCGCGGCCGAGGCGGCGGAGCGGCTGGGCCGGTCGACCCGGCTGGTCTGTTCCAGCCCGGCCCTGTCGGCACTGCAGATCGCGGTGACCGGCGACATGGCGGTGGCGATCCTGGCCCAGAGCACCCTCACCCCGGACATGCGGGCGCTCGGTGCGGAGGACGGGTTCGCGCCGCTGCCTGACGTGGAGGTCGAACTGGTCGCCCGCGACGATGCGCCGCAGGGCTGGGGCGATTTCCGGGATGCGGTGACCCGGCTCTAG